In Candidatus Zixiibacteriota bacterium, the following are encoded in one genomic region:
- a CDS encoding plastocyanin/azurin family copper-binding protein, translated as MRRIALCLTAVLLSVGMPEAAVIEIQALSTSFSPDLVNILHGDTVRWVRIVGIHTTTSGTGSGDPEAGSEWISALDGGTPSFQRQFNIPGSYPYFCEFHEGFGMDGVINVGTRPANMVDVDAVGMVFDPDSVQIDPGDQVRWTRRSESHTTTSGTGSADPNSGLLWDADLNLASPIFTRQFDDEGVFPYYCGPHEFDGMLGVVVVGDPPACDCPNFTDPAANGAVVNVFDVVKAVDVAFRNGTAPQSPDCPVEDTDVTSCDGVTNVFDVVAFVDVAFRNGDPAQFCTPCL; from the coding sequence ATGAGACGAATTGCTCTCTGTTTGACCGCAGTGCTGCTGTCCGTGGGTATGCCCGAGGCGGCGGTGATCGAAATTCAGGCCCTGTCCACCTCGTTTTCGCCCGACCTCGTCAACATTCTCCACGGCGACACCGTACGCTGGGTACGGATCGTCGGCATCCACACGACAACGAGTGGGACCGGCTCAGGGGATCCGGAGGCCGGATCGGAGTGGATCTCTGCGTTGGACGGCGGCACACCGTCATTTCAGCGTCAGTTCAACATCCCCGGCAGCTACCCGTACTTTTGCGAATTTCACGAGGGATTCGGCATGGATGGCGTCATCAACGTCGGGACACGCCCGGCCAACATGGTTGATGTTGATGCCGTCGGCATGGTCTTCGACCCCGACTCCGTGCAGATCGATCCCGGCGATCAGGTCCGTTGGACACGCCGCTCCGAAAGCCACACGACCACGTCCGGCACCGGCTCGGCCGATCCCAACTCCGGCCTGTTGTGGGACGCAGACCTCAACCTCGCATCACCCATCTTCACGCGTCAATTCGATGACGAAGGTGTGTTTCCGTACTATTGCGGGCCGCATGAGTTCGATGGCATGCTCGGCGTCGTTGTCGTGGGAGACCCGCCCGCCTGCGATTGCCCCAACTTTACCGATCCGGCCGCCAACGGCGCGGTCGTCAATGTCTTCGATGTCGTCAAGGCGGTCGATGTCGCATTCCGCAATGGCACTGCTCCCCAGAGTCCCGATTGCCCGGTCGAAGACACGGATGTCACATCCTGCGACGGCGTCACCAACGTATTCGATGTCGTGGCGTTTGTCGATGTCGCGTTCCGAAACGGTGACCCAGCGCAATTCTGCACACCCTGCCTCTGA
- a CDS encoding HD domain-containing phosphohydrolase — MSGTVALVVDDELSIQVLLRDWLTEENDLRVLTASTGIEAERILRSEPVDVLLVDLRLQECTGLDVIKRARALQPHIVPILMTGYPTLETAIGAVQTDIYDYLVKPFRMELLSATVRRAVEQRQLQRENMALREQLAVAELIRKIGTTQDSEEIIEAVLATVREEFDAAAVALLMFNPERGRLELRGIRGDQVTIQKPSYAAFLNGETVATTAVMAGGCPIVYSSQQGDLFEDPCSGADCITQPLTISGRTVGVLNMVRRPNCAPCGDGTLRTLSLISAHAAASIDNARLYRELHEAYLDTVSALANAIEIRDPYTRGHTDRVKTLARAIAARLKWSAQDLFNLWMGCTLHDIGKLGVPDEILGKPGPLTDDEFAVMKTHPEIGVRLVEGVPFLRAAVPYIYSHHERFDGTGYPTGAAGENIPIEGRILAVVDAFDAIISNRPYRPGQPVEAAIAELKMFSGIQFDPCIVDIFLDILASRQFPWIVTGRPSAPGFTGPANGHAKVTAITTVPRSVALHLKSS; from the coding sequence ATGTCCGGCACCGTCGCGTTGGTGGTCGATGATGAACTCTCGATCCAGGTCTTGCTTCGTGATTGGCTGACCGAAGAAAACGATCTGAGGGTTCTGACCGCATCGACCGGTATCGAAGCCGAGCGCATCCTGCGGTCTGAGCCGGTCGACGTACTCCTCGTGGACTTGCGCCTGCAGGAGTGTACCGGTCTTGACGTCATCAAACGGGCGCGTGCGCTGCAGCCGCACATCGTGCCGATCCTGATGACCGGCTATCCGACGCTCGAAACGGCGATCGGCGCGGTGCAAACCGACATCTACGACTACCTCGTCAAACCGTTCCGCATGGAATTGCTGTCGGCGACGGTCCGTCGCGCGGTCGAACAACGGCAGTTGCAGCGCGAAAACATGGCGCTGCGCGAACAATTGGCCGTGGCCGAATTAATCCGCAAGATCGGCACCACCCAGGATTCCGAAGAGATCATCGAGGCCGTGCTGGCAACCGTGCGCGAGGAATTCGATGCCGCCGCCGTCGCGCTGTTGATGTTCAACCCGGAGCGCGGGCGTCTGGAACTGCGCGGCATTCGCGGCGACCAGGTCACGATCCAGAAGCCGTCCTATGCCGCCTTTCTCAACGGCGAAACGGTCGCAACGACCGCCGTAATGGCCGGCGGCTGCCCGATCGTCTACTCGTCACAACAGGGCGATCTGTTCGAGGATCCGTGTTCGGGGGCCGACTGCATCACACAGCCGCTGACCATCTCCGGACGCACGGTCGGTGTCCTCAACATGGTCCGACGCCCCAACTGCGCGCCGTGCGGCGACGGGACACTGCGGACGCTGTCGTTGATCAGCGCCCATGCCGCCGCGTCCATCGATAACGCCCGGTTGTATCGCGAACTGCACGAGGCCTATCTCGACACTGTCTCGGCGCTGGCCAACGCGATCGAAATCCGCGACCCCTACACGCGCGGTCACACCGACCGTGTCAAAACCCTGGCCCGCGCCATCGCCGCCCGTCTGAAGTGGTCCGCGCAGGATCTGTTCAATCTGTGGATGGGGTGCACCCTGCACGACATCGGCAAGCTCGGCGTGCCCGATGAAATTCTCGGCAAACCCGGGCCGCTGACCGATGATGAATTTGCCGTGATGAAAACACACCCCGAAATCGGCGTCCGGCTCGTCGAAGGGGTCCCGTTTCTGCGCGCCGCCGTGCCGTACATCTACAGCCACCACGAGCGTTTCGACGGCACCGGCTACCCCACCGGGGCCGCCGGCGAGAATATCCCCATCGAAGGGCGGATTCTCGCCGTCGTCGACGCATTCGACGCCATCATCTCCAATCGACCGTATCGTCCCGGCCAACCGGTCGAAGCCGCGATTGCGGAATTGAAAATGTTCTCCGGCATCCAATTCGACCCCTGTATCGTCGATATCTTCCTGGATATTCTCGCCTCACGTCAATTCCCGTGGATCGTGACGGGACGCCCGTCGGCGCCGGGATTCACCGGGCCCGCCAACGGACATGCGAAAGTCACGGCCATCACGACCGTCCCGCGCTCGGTCGCCCTTCACCTGAAGTCATCTTGA
- the cobO gene encoding cob(I)yrinic acid a,c-diamide adenosyltransferase: MSAVDTQPPKIQVRKGLVICYTGDGKGKTTAALGMTVRAAGYHLRTLIWQFIKGSWHYGELDGLKLLAPYVELRQMGEGFVGIIDDRLPRETHRKAALAALEGARAEIASGRWHLVILDEIFVGCQLGFLTADDLLGLMQARPQNVHLIMTGRGAPPEVLEAADLVSEMREIRHPYQKGELAQKGIDY, translated from the coding sequence ATTTCCGCCGTGGATACTCAACCCCCAAAGATCCAAGTCCGCAAAGGCTTGGTAATCTGCTACACCGGCGACGGCAAGGGCAAGACCACCGCCGCCCTCGGCATGACGGTTCGTGCCGCCGGATACCATCTCCGCACCCTGATCTGGCAGTTCATCAAGGGCTCCTGGCACTATGGCGAGCTCGACGGTCTCAAGCTGCTGGCCCCGTACGTGGAGCTTCGCCAAATGGGGGAGGGGTTTGTCGGAATCATCGATGACAGGCTCCCCCGCGAGACCCACCGAAAGGCCGCTCTCGCGGCGCTGGAGGGCGCCCGGGCCGAGATTGCCTCGGGCCGGTGGCATCTGGTCATTCTCGATGAAATCTTCGTCGGCTGCCAGTTGGGTTTTCTCACCGCCGATGACCTTCTTGGGCTTATGCAAGCGCGGCCACAGAATGTGCACCTCATCATGACCGGACGGGGCGCTCCCCCCGAAGTCCTCGAAGCAGCCGACCTCGTGAGCGAGATGCGCGAGATCAGGCACCCCTACCAAAAGGGGGAATTGGCCCAGAAGGGGATCGACTATTAG
- a CDS encoding OsmC family protein → MAEHKAVVIWNRDGAVFSDNKYSRAHRWQFDGGLEVPASASPHVVRSPLSDPAAVDPEEAFVAALSSCHMLWFLAIAAKRGLVVESYCDDAVGVMGRNAEGKVAMTRVTLHPDVIYSGSRRPTRDEAESMHHEAHAQCYIANSVKTDVRCELADSE, encoded by the coding sequence ATGGCTGAGCACAAGGCAGTCGTGATTTGGAACCGGGACGGCGCGGTATTCTCGGACAACAAGTACAGCCGCGCGCATCGCTGGCAATTCGACGGCGGACTGGAGGTGCCGGCGTCGGCATCACCTCATGTCGTTCGCTCTCCCCTGTCCGATCCAGCGGCGGTCGATCCGGAAGAGGCGTTCGTGGCGGCGTTATCGAGCTGCCACATGCTGTGGTTTTTGGCGATTGCGGCGAAGCGCGGATTGGTCGTGGAGAGCTATTGCGATGATGCGGTCGGAGTCATGGGGCGCAATGCCGAGGGGAAAGTCGCGATGACGCGAGTGACGCTGCACCCGGACGTGATCTACTCGGGGTCACGTCGCCCGACTCGTGACGAAGCGGAGTCGATGCATCACGAGGCGCACGCGCAGTGTTACATCGCGAACTCGGTGAAGACGGACGTGCGGTGCGAACTCGCCGACAGCGAATAA